A window from Sus scrofa isolate TJ Tabasco breed Duroc chromosome 2, Sscrofa11.1, whole genome shotgun sequence encodes these proteins:
- the ECSCR gene encoding endothelial cell-specific chemotaxis regulator: MGSVGETQLCWAILGFLLLQGHGSQLTIPSPQGESPSAESNSSSPLSSSTSSSSNSSSSTSTTDTPHNGTSTSPTVSLRTREDPTVLPSPTSETVLTVAAFGVISFIVILLVVVIILVSVVSLRFKCRKNKESEDPQKPGSSGLSESCSTANGEKDSITLISMKNINMNNSKGCPSAEKVL, from the exons ATGGGGAGCGTCGGAGAAACGCAGCTGTGCTGGGCCATCCTGGGCTTCCTCCTGCTCCAAG GCCACGGCTCCCAGCTCACAATACCTAGCCCTCAGG GAGAGAGTCCTTCCGCAGAGTCCAACAGCTCAAGCCCTCTatccagcagcaccagcagcagcagcaacagcagcagcagcaccagcaccACAG ACACCCCTCACAATGGTACGTCCACGTCACCCACCGTGAGTCTGAGAACCAGAGAAGACCCGACCGTCCTGCCCAGCCCCACGTCAGAGACGGTGCTCACAGTGGCCGCCTTTG GTGTCATCAGCTTCATTGTCATCCTGCTGGTTGTGGTGATCATCCTGGTCAGCGTGGTCAGTCTAAGGTTTAAGTGTCGGAAGAACAAGGAATCTGAAG ATCCCCAGAAACCTGGGAGTTCGGGGCTCTCTGAAAG CTGCTCCACAGCCAATGGAGAGAAAGACAGCATCACCCTCATCTCCATGAAAAATATCAACATGAATAACAGCAAAGGATGCCCCTCAGCAGAGAAG gTCCTTTAA